The sequence below is a genomic window from Mycobacterium spongiae.
GCGCGTCGCGGTGCGGCCATGCGGCGGCGACGCCAATCAAGGTCGGAGCACAGCATCGCAGCTCGCCGGCAGATCCAGCAGGCGCGGATCGAGTTGTTCCACTGCGCACGCGATCGGTGCTCGTCAGTGCGCAGCGAGTTGCGTGAGCGCAGCGCGGTGTTGTCCCGACGGGGCATGGCCGGGTTCACCGAGCAGGTGCGCAGCCGAGTCGAGGATGTTGTCGTTGAGGTGAACGAGGCCACCGACGCCTGCCTCGCAGGTGTGGCGCAGGGTTTGGGCGTGCCGATGCAGCTGCCGGCCATCGCGAAGCTTCCAACGGTCGCGCTCTCGGCTCCAACGCTGAATTCGCGACGGGTGGAAAGCCGGCTGATGATGCTACTTGGCGCTGGCTTCGGACTGGGTGTGGCGCTGACGTTGAGCAGGGTAGTGGTCGGTCTGGCCCCGGGACTGCGCACCGCGGCGCCCCCCGGACTCGCGGCAGCGGGGACCGTGGCGTGCGTTGCGATCGGGCTGGCGGCGACGGTCTGGGTGGTCACTACCCGGAGTCTGCTGCGAGATCGTGCCGATGTGGACCGCTGGGCGGCCGATGCGGTGACATCGCTGCGGGCCGTTGCCGAGCGGCTCGTTGCCAGTCGAGTCCTGGCGGCCGAGGCGGCGGTGGGCGTCGCGGTGAGTGCCCGAGATGAGTCCGAGGATGCCCTGTTGGCCGATCAGCTGGCCATCATCGACAGCGAACTTCGCGACCATGCAGTCGCCGCGGCCCGGGCCGCGGCGCGCTGCGACCTGGAGCTGCCGATGCTCCGCGACGCACTGTCTGCCGTGCGTGCCGAACTGGGTGATCCTGGCACGGGCAATCGCACTCTCACCCGCACCGCGCTACCGGATGTGACCTAGCGCAGCGCAGTTATGGCCTCGTCGGGCGCGTTTAGCTCGCGGCAACCCAAAGCGCGATCCGCGGCGACGGGCGGGATGCGCGAGCGCAAGATTGTGCCAGTTCGGACGCCTTCTGAATCGTTGTTGTGAGCAGGCTTATACCCGCCCGAACCGTCCCCGGCAAGTGATGCGCGATAACCTTGTGTAAAAGCGACACCGCGTGGGCACTTGTATGCGCGACTGCATAGCTGGCTCAGACGCAACGATGAGAACCCGATGACTAGCAGGAGAGTTTAATGACCGCAGCGACAACCCCCGGTCTGGACACCGCGCCGACGAATCACCAGGGGCTGCTGTCCTGGGTAGCCGAGGTCGCCGAACTTACCCAGCCTGACCGGGTGGTTTTCGCAGACGGCTCCGAGGAAGAGTTTCAACGACTCTGCGCTCAGTTGGTCGATGCCGGCACCTTCATCCGGCTCAACGAAGGCAAGTACCCGAACTCCTACCTCGCATTATCCGATCCGTCCGATGTTGCACGGGTGGAGTCGCGTACGTTCATCTGCTCTGAGAACGAGATCGACGCTGGTCCGACGAACCACTGGATGGACCCCAGCGAAATGCGGTCCGTGATGACGGACCTGTACCGGGGCTGCATGCGCGGTCGCACCATGTATGTGGTGCCGTTCTGCATGGGCCCCCTCGGCGCCGAGGACCCCAAGCTCGGAGTGGAGATCACCGACTCCGAGTACGTGGTGGTTTCGATGAAGGTGATGACCCGCATGGGCAGCGCCGCACTGGAGAAGATGGGAGACGACGGGTTCTTCGTCAAGGCGTTGCACTCGGTCGGCGCCCCGCTGGAGTCGGGCCAAGCAGACGTGTCGTGGCCCTGCAACGACACCAAGTACATCACTCACTTCCCGGAGACTCGCGAAATCTGGAGCTACGGCTCCGGCTACGGGGGCAACGCGCTGCTGGGCAAGAAGTGCTACTCGTTGCGTATCGCCTCGGCGATGGCCCGTGATGAGGGCTGGCTAGCCGAGCACATGCTGATCCTGAAGCTGATTTCGCCCGAGAACAAGGCGTACTACATCGCGGCGGCCTTTCCGTCGGCGTGCGGCAAGACCAACCTGGCGATGCTTCAGCCCACCATCCCCGGATGGCGCGCCGAAACCCTGGGCGACGACATCGCCTGGATGCGGTTCGGCAAGGACGGCCGGTTGTACGCCGTCAACCCGGAGTTTGGCTTCTTCGGCGTGGCACCGGGCACCAACTGGGACTCGAACCCGAACGCGATGCGCACGATCGCCGCTGGTAACACGGTTTTCACCAATGTTGCGCTCACCGACGACGGTGAAGTGTGGTGGGAGGGCCTCGAGGGCGACCCGCAGCATCTCACGGACTGGAAGGGCAACGACTGGTACTACCGGGAGACGGAAACCACCGCGGCTCACCCGAACGCCCGATACTGCACACCGATGTCGCAATGCCCCATTCTGGCGCCCGAGTGGAATGATCCCCAGGGCGTGCCGATTTCGGCGATTCTGTTCGGTGGCCGCCGCAAGACCACCGTTCCGCTGGTCACCCAAGCGCGCGACTGGCAGCATGGCGTGTTCATCGGTGGCACGCTGGGCAGCGAACAAACCGCGGCCGCCGAGGGCAAGGTCGGCAACGTCCGCCGCGACCCGATGGCCATGCTGCCGTTCATGGGCTACAACGTCGGCGACTACATCCAGCACTGGATTGACGTCGGCAAGAACTCCGACGAGTCCAAGCTGCCGCAGATCTTCTTCGTCAACTGGTTCCGCCGCGGGGACGACAATCGCTTCCTCTGGCCAGGCTTCGGCGAGAACAGCCGGGTACTGAAGTGGATCATCGACCGCATCGAGCACCAGGCCGGCGGCGTTAGCACGCCGATCGGAACCGTTCCGGCTGTCGAGGACCTCGACCTGAGCGGGTTGGATGCCGATGTCGCCGACGTGGCGGATGCGTTGGCGGTCGATGTCGACGAATGGCGCCAAGAGCTGCCACTGATCGAAGAGTGGCTGGAGTTCATCGGTGAGAAGCTGCCGACCGGGATCAAGGACGAGTTCGACGCGCTGAAGCATCGCCTGGACGAGTCTCACTAGACCAGTCGGGGCCGCCTGTAAGGCGCCCGGTCGGTCATGTGCTGCTGGGCACGCCGGGCATCCTGGCACGCAGCGAGCTCGAGAACGAATTCAACGCCAGGTGCGACCGGCCGCAGCCTGCGACGTACAGTCGGCCCATGCAGATTCGCCAGCACGTCGGCTCCGGCAAGCCAGCTGTGATCTTGCACCCATCGGGCGTGGTCATCGGCTTCGACGAGCTGGAAGCCCGGGCCAATCGGCTCGCGCATCGGTTTCGTGGCGCGGGTCTGCATGAGGGCGACACCATTGCGATCCTGATGGAGAACAACGAACACATGCACGCGGTCATGTGGGCGGCTCGCCGCAGCGGCCTGTACTACGTGCCGATCAACACCCATCTCACCGCTGCCGAAGCCGCCTACATCATCGACAACAGCAGTGCCAAAGCGATCATCGGTTCTGCGATGTTGCGCGACACCTGCGCAGGGCTGGCTGAGCATCTTCCGGGTGGGTTGCCGCGCTTGCTGATGATCGCGACAGCAGGTTCCGAGGACGGTCTGCCGGGCTGGGATCGCTACCCGGAATGCGTGGTCGACCAACCTGATAACCCGATCGACGACGAACTCGAAGGTGACCTGCTGCAATACTCGTCGGGCACCACCGGCCGACCCAAAGGGATCAAACGCGAACTGCCGCACGTCCCACCGGACGCGGCGGCGGGGATGATGTCGGTAATGGTTGGCGCCTGGATGGAACCCGACTCGGTGTATCTGAGCCCCGCTCCGCTGTACCACACCGCACCCTCGGTCTGGTCGATGAGCGTTCAGGCCGAGGGCATCACCACGGTGGTGATGGAGAAGTTTGACCCCGAAGGTGCGCTCGATGCCATCGCACGCCATCGGGTAACCCACGGCCAATTCGTGCCAGCCATGTTCGTCCGGATGCTGAAACTTCCTGAGGCCGTACGTCATTCGTATGACTTGTCCAGCCTCAAGCGGGTGATGCACGCGGCCGCGCCGTGTCCGGTGGAAATCAAGAGGCAGATGATCGACTGGTGGGGACCGATCGTCGACGAGTACTACGCATCCTCGGAAGCGATCGGGGCGACGATGATCACCGCCGAGGACTGGTTGGAGCATCCCGGTTCGGTCGGCAAACCCATGGAAGGCGCGGTCCATATCCTGGCGGAGGACGGTAGCGAGCTGCCGCCTGGGCAGGCGGGTGAGATCTATTTCGACGCCGGGTATTCGTTCGAATACCTCAACGACCCGTCGAAAACCGCTGCGGCGCGAGACAAGCACGGCTGGGCGACAGTCGGTGACGTCGGCTATCTCGACGGCGAGGGTTATCTGTTCTTGACTGACCGGCGCCACCACATGATCATCTCGGGCGGAGTGAACATCTATCCGCAAGAAGCTGAGAACCTTCTGGTCACCCACCCCAAGGTGCTCGACGCGGCAGTGTTCGGTGTCCCTGATGACGAGATGGGACAACGCGTCGTTGCTGCGGTGCAGACCGTCGAGGAGGCGGATGCCACCGAAGAATTCGCCGAAGAGCTATTGGGATGGATACGAGAACGCCTGTCGCACTTCAAGTGTCCTCGATCGATAGCGTTCGAGTCGCAGCTGCCGCGCACCGATACGGGCAAGCTCTACAAGAACGAGCTGATAAACAAGTATTCGGTGTAGCCGATGCTCCGGGTGATCGACCTGTCGAGCGTGCCGGAGCCCTACCCCGACATGGTATCGCCGGGCGTCGTTGTCGCGTTCGGCTCGGCGACTGACATGGCGTCGCCGTCGGCTGAATTCTGGCTGGAGAATGCGACTTTCACCCTCGTCGAGGGCCGCACTGCCGATCGGCGCGCGGTCACTGTCGAATCGGTGGCCGGGGCACTGGTCGAGCTGAAGCGGCGTTGTGAACGCTGGCCGCGGGCAAGTGCCGTGTGCGCCGACGTGTTGCGCGTCGTTGACCCGGGCGATCCCACGCTCACCGGGTTGGTCACCGAGTCACTGGCCTATTCGACCTTGCAGGCCGGACCGGAGTTCGCGCGGTGGCTTGACGAGCGCGGGCCGGTGCACCCACCCGACATCGCGGAACCGTTACTCGTTGACCGCGACGGTGACATTGTGCGGATCAGGTTCAACCGGCCGCAGCGTCACAATGCTTTTTCCGACGACGTGCGCGGTGCCCTCCTGGAGGCACTGACCGTTGCCGTGATGGACCCGGCGGTGACCGAAATCGTATTGAGCGGCAATGGTCCATCATTTTGCAGCGGCGGCGACCTTGCAGAGTTTGGCACTTTTGACGACCCGGCGTCGGCACATCTGGCCCGGACCCGGCACAGTCCCGGCCTGCTGCTCGACGCACTTACCGTCAGGCTTGGACCGGCCTGTCGTGCCGAGGTGCACGGCCAGGTGCTCGGCAGCGGGCTAGAGATGGCGGCGTTTTGCGGTTGGGTTGCGGCCAAGCCGGATTCAGTGTTCGGACTTCCTGAATTGAGTCTCGGGCTGATTCCCGGAGCCGGCGGTACCGTCAGCGTCACGCGCCGGATCGGGCGGTGGCGTACGGCCTATCTTGTGCTGTCCGGTCGAACTATCGATGTCGATACAGCGATGAGCTGGGGGCTCGTGGATGCAGCCGCCGGTGGGCGACGCCAAATGTGATGGCGATCAACGTAACAGGCGCGGTTCGCTCAGAAGTCGGAGTATGTGGTTTCGACTGTGGACGGGAGTTCGCTGACGGCAACCGCCAAGATCAAGACGTAAATCACCAGGGCGATCACGGCCAGGACGACGCCGGTGATCGCGCCGATGATGGCCCATTTCTTGGCGTTGGCCGACGCAGTCTGCGCTTCCGCGAAGCGGCCCTGAGCCCACAAACCGGACACTTTGGTCGAATACACGATCGAGACGATCCCAAATGGCAAACAGCACAGGACGGTGACCAGAATCGCCCAGACCAGGTAGTTGTCCGGCTCCTGCTGATAGCCCGGATATGCCGGCTGTTGGCCCCAACCGGGCTGCTGGGCCGGCCAACCGGGTTGCTGGCCCTGCCATTCCGGGGAGCTTCCGTACGGCCCTGGCGGATAGTTCATGGCACCCGACTTTCTTCCGCTTGCTGGTCTGCTCCCGCGCCGCATGCTTGCACCGAAGTCAGCAAATATACATGGCGGCATGCTGATGGTACTGGGCCTCGGCAAAGCGCCAACAGCCAGATCGCTGCCTGGCTGATCAGCCAACCAACAGTCAGCGTCCCTACGTTTCCCAGGACGCTGCCAGCGGACTCACCGAGGCGGTTCAGAGATTGGTTCTAGTGTCGAATGTCAGATAGGAGTCGACATTATGAACGTGGACCAGATCGTGAACGTGGACCAGGCGCGCATCGCGGCCCTCGAAGAATCCCAGGCGAAAATTCTGGCAGCGCTCGAGGTTATTGGCGGCACCCAACGTGTGCTTGCCGATGCGGTGCGCGAATACATCAACTCGATCGACTCCACGGTCCTTTCTGTCTCCTTCATAGCCCAGGACACCAACCACCGAACTCACGCAATTGAAGAATCCACGGCCGAGATCAAGGACCTGCTCGTCAGGGGTCCGTCAAGCCGCATTCCGGCCGGCCACCGCGAGGTGTGAAAACCCCTACGCGACGTCTATAACCCGCCTCGGGCCACCAGCTGTCGGGCGATCACGTTGCGCTGGATCTCGTTGGTACCTTCGCCCACGATCATCAACGGAGCGTCACGGAAATAGCGTTCGACGTCGTATTCGGTGGAGTAGCCATAGCCACCATGGATGCGTACGGCGTTGAGAGCGATCTCCATCGCGACCTCGGACGCGAATAACTTGGCCATCCCGGCCTCCATATCACAGCGCTGGCCGCTGTCATAGCGCTCGGCAGCGTATCGGGTGAGTTGGCGGGCCGCGGCGAGTTTGGTTGCCATGTCGGCCAGGTAGTTGCCGATTGACTGATGTTTCCAAATTGGCTGTCCGAAACTCTCCCGTTGTTGTGCGTAGTTGAGCGCGTCCTCCAGCGCTGCCGTCGCGACTCCCAGGGCCCGCGCGGCCACCTGGATGCGACCTGTCTCAAGTCCTTTCATCATCTGCGCAAAGCCCTTGCCCAGCTGGCCGCCGAGGACCGCCGTGGGGGGCACGCGAAGATTGTCGAACGACAACTCGCAGGCCTCGACGCCCTTGTAGCCCAGCTTGGGCAGGTCCCGTGACACCGTCAGTCCGGGGCCGGGTTCGACGAGCACGATCGAGATGCCGTAGTGGCGCGGTGTCGCGGTGGGGTCGGTCTTGCACAGCAACGCGATCAATCCGGAACGGCGCGCGTTGCTGATCCAGGTCTTCGACCCGTTGATCAACAGTCCGCCGCGGCCGTCGGGCAGGGCCGTGGTCGACATGTTCTGCAGGTCGGAGCCGCCGCCAGGCTCGGTCAATGCCATGGTGGCCCGCAGCTCCCCGGTGGCCATCGGCGGCAGATACGCCCGCTTTTGCTCCTCGGTGCCGAATAGCGTCAACAGCTTGGCGACCACCGTGTGCCCGCCCACTGCGCCGGCAAGGCTCATCCAGCCGCGTGCCAGCTCCTGAGTGACCTGGACATAGCACGGCATCGACACCGGTGACCCGCCGTAGTCCGCGCCGATGCCAATGCCGTAGATGCCGATGCGCTTCATCTGCTCGATCCACGCTTCGGGGTAGGTGTTGGCATGCTCGACCTCGCGAACGGTCGGTTTCACATCGCGGTCGATGAACGCCCGCACGGTAGCGACCAGCATGTCCTCATCGTCGCTCAGGTCGTTGTTCAACTGACCATTCATCTGCGCCACCTTGACGAGCCGGCAATATTGACCCCTGGTTGCACAGCCTGCCAGCATGTGGCGTTGTGACGCACAGCCACTCCGGGTACGCGGCCATACGCGAGGGCGGACCCTACTTCGACGACCTGTCCATTGGTCAGTTGTTCGACTGGGCGCCGGCGGTGACGCTGTCGTCGGGTTTGGCGGCCGCCCATCAATCGATCGTGGGCGACCGGCTGCGGATGGCTTGCGATGCCAATCTCAGCGCCGTAGTGACCGGCGAACCGGCAGCGCTGGCGCATCCGGGCCTGGTCTGCGACGTGGCGATCGGGCAGTCGACGTTGGTGACTCAGCGGGTCAAAGCCAACCTGTTCTACCGCGGACTCAGGTTCCATCGATTCCCGGTGATCGGCGACACGTTGTACACCCGCACCACGGTGGTCGGGTTACGCGCCAACAAAGCCAAGTCCGGCCGCGCGCCAACGGGACTGGCGGCGCTGCGGATGACGACCGTCGATCAGGCCGATCGTCTGGTCCTCGACTTTCACCGGTGCGCGATGCTGCCGGCGAGTCCCGACTGGCGCCACGAGGACGCCGAGCCCGGGGATGACCTAGCGACCATCGGCGCCGATGCCGCAACGCCGGCGGCCGATCCGACCGGGCACTGGGACGCGGCGGCCTTCCGGAAGCGGGTGCCCGGACCGCATTTCGCAGATCTTGGGGCCAGCCTTGCCGGCGCGGTGTTACACAGCACCGCAGACCTGGTCAGTTCAGCGCCGGAACTGGCCCGGCTCACCCTGAACATCGCTGCCACACATCATGATTGGCGGGTCGGCGGCCAACGTTTGGTGTACGGCGGGCACACCATCGGCCTGGCACTGGGTCAGGCGAGCCGGCTGCTGCCCAACCTGGTGACGGTCGTGGGCTGGGAATCCTGCGATCACACCGGTCCGGTGCACGAATCCGACACCCTCTACAGCGAGCTGCACGTTGAGTCCGCCGAAACTACGGGCAACGGCGGCCTACTCGGATTGCGATCAGTGGTCTACGCCGTCAGTGACGCTGGCGACGGATCCGACCGGCAGGTACTGGACTGGCGGTTTAGTGCCGTGCACTTCTAGCCGACTGCGGGAAGTGACCACTGCCAGCACAGCATCTGCGGGGGATCCTTGGCGCGGCTACGCTCGGCTAGGTGAGCTGTGCGCAGTCCCCGCCGATTGAGGACTGGGGGAGCAGTGGGCTGGCCTACCTGACGGGTCTGCCCGACGGGCCACCCGACTTCTCCCGCGCGCACCTCCTCCGTCGCGCCGAGCAGATCGCGGCCGATGCGGCGACCTTGCTGACGGGCCGGGCGGCGTTGTTGGGATTGACCCGCGGTGGCCGGATGTCGGCCGGCGGTGCCACCCGCTTGCTAGCGGCGCGAGACGGGTGGTGCGCCATCACGCTGTCTCGCCCCGACGACGTTGCCGCAGTGCCGGCGCTCCTACAGGCCGATGCAGTGCTTGGCGACCCGTGGCCGATGCTACGACGCTGGGTGGCAACATGTTCAGTCATCGAGGTCGTCGAGCGCGCGCAGCTGCTCGACATTCCGGCGGCCGCCCTGGGCGAAGCCGTGGCCGAACCGCCACGGGTGGGTCGCCTCGGTGCGCGATCCCGTCCGCGTGAGCCAGCCGGCCTGCTGATCGCTGATCTGTCGTCGATGTGGGCGGGGCCGCTGTGCGGCTATCTGTTGGCGCGTGCGGGGGCGACCGTCGTCAAGGTCGAGAGCCGGCGTCGCCCCGATGGCACCCGGGCGGGCAACCATGCCTTCTTCGACTGGATCAACGGAGGAAAGCTTTCTTACTGCCTCGATTTCGACCGTCACGGCGACGAATTGCGGGATCTGCTGGCAGTCGCCGACATCGTGATCGAGAGTTCACGGCCGGCGGCCCTGGCACGACGCGGACTCGGACCGGACTGTGTCGCGCCGCGTGCGGGACGAATCTGGTTGCGGATCAACGGATACAGTGTGTGTCCCGACCGACCCGCGTTTGGTGACGATGCGGCCGTCGGCGGCGGACTGGTGGGTGTGGCCCGCGGTGCTGGTCTTGACGGACCGGTGTTCTGCGGTGACGCCATCGCTGATCCGCTGACTGGATTGGAGACGTATCGGGCCGCCTCAGAATCCTTGCTCGGTGGTGGTGGCGAGCTTATCGAGGTGTCCATGGCGGCCGTCGCTGCGACCTACGCGGCGCTTCCGGTAGCCCCATCAGCAGCGCTGTGCCCGGGTTCCCCGCCGTCGGCGCCGCCGGTACCCGCAACGGCAGCCCGCCTTGGCCGGGACAACGACACCGTGCGCCGGTTGATCAGCGAAAGATATTGTTTATCATGCTGATCCGGCGGGCCTCGTTGCTGGATGGCGCACGGGTTGACATCCGCGTGAGCGCTGAGATCGATGAGGTTGGCGATACCCTGACGGCCAAGCGTGGGGAGGATGTGCTCGACGCTGCCGGTGGGACCGTGATGCCCGGTCTTCACGACCACCATGTGCATCTGCGTTCCGCGGCTGCCGTCGTGGATTCGCTCTCGCTTGGGCCTCCTCAGGTCCATACCAAAGATCAACTGATGCAGGTTTTGTCGAGCGCGGCGCCAGGGGCTGACGGATGGATCCGCGGGGTCGGCTATCACGAGTCCGTTGCCGGACCATTGGATCGGGGCGCTCTGGATGCCGCCGTGTCCGGCATTCCGGTGCGTGTCCAGGACCGCAGCGGCGCGTTGTGGATCCTCAATTCGGCCGCGCTAGGCCGAATCGGCATGGCCGAACATCCTGACGGGCGCCTGCGCAGCGCCGATCGTGGCTGGTCTCGTGCGCTGCAACGACGCGAGACCGACCTTTCGCAATTGAGCCGCCGACTCACCGCGGTCGGTGTCACCGGGGTCACCGACGCCACGCCCGACCTCGAAGCCGCCGACATGGTCTCGTTGATCTTGGCCCGGCGTCGCGGCGAGTTTCGGCCGCGGCTACGGTTTCTGGCGCCGGGTAAGAAGATCCTCCACGACGACAGCCTCGACCTGGATTACCTGGCCGGCTGGATCGCTATCCAGCACAACGCCGACCGTCCGGTCGCGGTGCATTGTGTGACCGCGGCACAACTCGTGCTGACGATCGCGGCTTTTCGCATCGCGGGCAGTCATCGGTCCGATCGTATCGAGCACGCCGCGGTGGTCCCCAGCGACTGCTTGGCCGACCTGACCGACCTCGCCGGCCTGGGGCTTACGGTCGTGACACAGCCAAACTTTGTTGCCGAGCGCGGTGATCAGTACCTTGCGCAGGTACCCGTCGCCGAGCACGATCAGTTGTGGCGGCTCGCGTCGCTGGTGAATGCCGATGTGCCCGTTGGACTCTCCACAGACATGCCATTCGGCCGCGGTGACCCGTGGGCGGTGATGCGCGCCGCGGTGCACCGCCGCACACCCTCGGGGGCCACTCTCAATGCCGTCGAATGCGTCTCAGCACGAGCCGCGCTGGGCATGTTCTTAGGGCGGTCTGACCAGCCTGGAAGAGCGCGCACGATACGAGTCGGTGAACCAGGGGACCTATGCGTGCTGACTGAGCCGCCGGCGGCGGCGCTGGCCGAGCTGGACCCAGACTTGGTTTCGGCGACGATCATCGACGGCGAGGTCGCTTATGCGGCACAGTGAGCCGGGCTTCAAGCCACGGGAGTCAACCCGGTAGAGAGGCTTGTGCACTGGCTGTCAAAAAACCTCTGTGACACTGCCGCGTTGGGTGCCACATGGTCGAAACCATGGAAGGCGCCGTCAACGACCTCGATGTGGCACGGCACCCCGGCGGCGGTCAGGCGCTCGGCGTAGGCCAGATTTTCGTCGTGAAACAGGTCGTGGTTACCGACGCCTATCCACGCGGGTGGCAGGCCTCTCAGGTTGTCGCGTCGCGCCGGCACCGCGATCTGGGGATCGGCGTCGCCGAGATAGGCCCTCCAGCCGAACCCATTGGCGCGCGCGTTCCACAGCCGGTAGCGGGGATTGGCGGGCAACCGGGAACTTCGGTCATCGAGCATGGGATACACCAGCAGCTGAAATACCGGCGCGATGTCACCTCGGTCACGCGCGAGCAGGGCCAGCGCGGCAGCGAGGCCGCCGCCGGCGCTGGCGCCGCCGACGGCCACCCGCTCCGGGTCGACGGCGGGCAGCCCAACCAGCCAGGTCAACGCCGAGTGGCAGTCCTCCAGCGGCGCGGGGTACGGGTGTTCGGGTGCTAGCCGGTATTCCACGGAGGCGACGGTGATCCCCAGTTTCTTGCTGAAGCGGCGGCACAGCCAGTCGTCGTGTCGTGCGGTGCCCGTGACATACCCGCCGCCGTGAATCCACAGCAGGGCAGGCGCCGGTTCGCTGGATCCGACGGGCCGATAGACCCGGACACCGACTCCGGAAGTCAGGGTGATGACCTCGACGTCGCGGGGGGTGCGAGAGGTACGCCCCGAAGCTGCGATCCACGCGCGGACCAACGGCAAGGTCCGCCGACCCACCAATTGTCGAGGCACGAAGTGGGCGACGCGGCGCAGGTCTGGATGGGCATC
It includes:
- a CDS encoding phosphoenolpyruvate carboxykinase (GTP); translated protein: MTAATTPGLDTAPTNHQGLLSWVAEVAELTQPDRVVFADGSEEEFQRLCAQLVDAGTFIRLNEGKYPNSYLALSDPSDVARVESRTFICSENEIDAGPTNHWMDPSEMRSVMTDLYRGCMRGRTMYVVPFCMGPLGAEDPKLGVEITDSEYVVVSMKVMTRMGSAALEKMGDDGFFVKALHSVGAPLESGQADVSWPCNDTKYITHFPETREIWSYGSGYGGNALLGKKCYSLRIASAMARDEGWLAEHMLILKLISPENKAYYIAAAFPSACGKTNLAMLQPTIPGWRAETLGDDIAWMRFGKDGRLYAVNPEFGFFGVAPGTNWDSNPNAMRTIAAGNTVFTNVALTDDGEVWWEGLEGDPQHLTDWKGNDWYYRETETTAAHPNARYCTPMSQCPILAPEWNDPQGVPISAILFGGRRKTTVPLVTQARDWQHGVFIGGTLGSEQTAAAEGKVGNVRRDPMAMLPFMGYNVGDYIQHWIDVGKNSDESKLPQIFFVNWFRRGDDNRFLWPGFGENSRVLKWIIDRIEHQAGGVSTPIGTVPAVEDLDLSGLDADVADVADALAVDVDEWRQELPLIEEWLEFIGEKLPTGIKDEFDALKHRLDESH
- the fadD4 gene encoding fatty-acid--CoA ligase FadD4, encoding MQIRQHVGSGKPAVILHPSGVVIGFDELEARANRLAHRFRGAGLHEGDTIAILMENNEHMHAVMWAARRSGLYYVPINTHLTAAEAAYIIDNSSAKAIIGSAMLRDTCAGLAEHLPGGLPRLLMIATAGSEDGLPGWDRYPECVVDQPDNPIDDELEGDLLQYSSGTTGRPKGIKRELPHVPPDAAAGMMSVMVGAWMEPDSVYLSPAPLYHTAPSVWSMSVQAEGITTVVMEKFDPEGALDAIARHRVTHGQFVPAMFVRMLKLPEAVRHSYDLSSLKRVMHAAAPCPVEIKRQMIDWWGPIVDEYYASSEAIGATMITAEDWLEHPGSVGKPMEGAVHILAEDGSELPPGQAGEIYFDAGYSFEYLNDPSKTAAARDKHGWATVGDVGYLDGEGYLFLTDRRHHMIISGGVNIYPQEAENLLVTHPKVLDAAVFGVPDDEMGQRVVAAVQTVEEADATEEFAEELLGWIRERLSHFKCPRSIAFESQLPRTDTGKLYKNELINKYSV
- a CDS encoding enoyl-CoA hydratase/isomerase family protein, with the translated sequence MLRVIDLSSVPEPYPDMVSPGVVVAFGSATDMASPSAEFWLENATFTLVEGRTADRRAVTVESVAGALVELKRRCERWPRASAVCADVLRVVDPGDPTLTGLVTESLAYSTLQAGPEFARWLDERGPVHPPDIAEPLLVDRDGDIVRIRFNRPQRHNAFSDDVRGALLEALTVAVMDPAVTEIVLSGNGPSFCSGGDLAEFGTFDDPASAHLARTRHSPGLLLDALTVRLGPACRAEVHGQVLGSGLEMAAFCGWVAAKPDSVFGLPELSLGLIPGAGGTVSVTRRIGRWRTAYLVLSGRTIDVDTAMSWGLVDAAAGGRRQM
- a CDS encoding CD225/dispanin family protein; amino-acid sequence: MNYPPGPYGSSPEWQGQQPGWPAQQPGWGQQPAYPGYQQEPDNYLVWAILVTVLCCLPFGIVSIVYSTKVSGLWAQGRFAEAQTASANAKKWAIIGAITGVVLAVIALVIYVLILAVAVSELPSTVETTYSDF
- a CDS encoding acyl-CoA dehydrogenase family protein, encoding MNGQLNNDLSDDEDMLVATVRAFIDRDVKPTVREVEHANTYPEAWIEQMKRIGIYGIGIGADYGGSPVSMPCYVQVTQELARGWMSLAGAVGGHTVVAKLLTLFGTEEQKRAYLPPMATGELRATMALTEPGGGSDLQNMSTTALPDGRGGLLINGSKTWISNARRSGLIALLCKTDPTATPRHYGISIVLVEPGPGLTVSRDLPKLGYKGVEACELSFDNLRVPPTAVLGGQLGKGFAQMMKGLETGRIQVAARALGVATAALEDALNYAQQRESFGQPIWKHQSIGNYLADMATKLAAARQLTRYAAERYDSGQRCDMEAGMAKLFASEVAMEIALNAVRIHGGYGYSTEYDVERYFRDAPLMIVGEGTNEIQRNVIARQLVARGGL
- a CDS encoding MaoC family dehydratase; the protein is MTHSHSGYAAIREGGPYFDDLSIGQLFDWAPAVTLSSGLAAAHQSIVGDRLRMACDANLSAVVTGEPAALAHPGLVCDVAIGQSTLVTQRVKANLFYRGLRFHRFPVIGDTLYTRTTVVGLRANKAKSGRAPTGLAALRMTTVDQADRLVLDFHRCAMLPASPDWRHEDAEPGDDLATIGADAATPAADPTGHWDAAAFRKRVPGPHFADLGASLAGAVLHSTADLVSSAPELARLTLNIAATHHDWRVGGQRLVYGGHTIGLALGQASRLLPNLVTVVGWESCDHTGPVHESDTLYSELHVESAETTGNGGLLGLRSVVYAVSDAGDGSDRQVLDWRFSAVHF
- a CDS encoding CoA transferase, whose protein sequence is MSCAQSPPIEDWGSSGLAYLTGLPDGPPDFSRAHLLRRAEQIAADAATLLTGRAALLGLTRGGRMSAGGATRLLAARDGWCAITLSRPDDVAAVPALLQADAVLGDPWPMLRRWVATCSVIEVVERAQLLDIPAAALGEAVAEPPRVGRLGARSRPREPAGLLIADLSSMWAGPLCGYLLARAGATVVKVESRRRPDGTRAGNHAFFDWINGGKLSYCLDFDRHGDELRDLLAVADIVIESSRPAALARRGLGPDCVAPRAGRIWLRINGYSVCPDRPAFGDDAAVGGGLVGVARGAGLDGPVFCGDAIADPLTGLETYRAASESLLGGGGELIEVSMAAVAATYAALPVAPSAALCPGSPPSAPPVPATAARLGRDNDTVRRLISERYCLSC
- a CDS encoding amidohydrolase family protein — protein: MLIRRASLLDGARVDIRVSAEIDEVGDTLTAKRGEDVLDAAGGTVMPGLHDHHVHLRSAAAVVDSLSLGPPQVHTKDQLMQVLSSAAPGADGWIRGVGYHESVAGPLDRGALDAAVSGIPVRVQDRSGALWILNSAALGRIGMAEHPDGRLRSADRGWSRALQRRETDLSQLSRRLTAVGVTGVTDATPDLEAADMVSLILARRRGEFRPRLRFLAPGKKILHDDSLDLDYLAGWIAIQHNADRPVAVHCVTAAQLVLTIAAFRIAGSHRSDRIEHAAVVPSDCLADLTDLAGLGLTVVTQPNFVAERGDQYLAQVPVAEHDQLWRLASLVNADVPVGLSTDMPFGRGDPWAVMRAAVHRRTPSGATLNAVECVSARAALGMFLGRSDQPGRARTIRVGEPGDLCVLTEPPAAALAELDPDLVSATIIDGEVAYAAQ